A genomic window from Salvelinus sp. IW2-2015 linkage group LG13, ASM291031v2, whole genome shotgun sequence includes:
- the LOC111971918 gene encoding E3 ubiquitin-protein ligase RNF138: MAHSAAGLQTPSEDECPICMSTLMDPHHPAACSHVFCRLCLTRSLKWLPHCPVCRAKVQVNDIMPAGATGVTVQTRTTVIRLDQPFSGLTGRSTPATRHVTGDIQSAAVRTFVCPIYQESGLNEQDLVDHCSDNHHYNNRPVVCPVCVSLPHGNPNQVSRNFIRHLNLRHCYYAEDYTNIHQTDTLNMQYAILESLRDANRNPR, from the exons ATGGCCCACTCTGCAGCAGGCCTACAGACTCCATCTGAGGATGAGTGTCCCATCTGTATGAGCACCCTGATGGACCCACATCACCCTGCTGCCTGTTCTCATGT GTTCTGCCGACTATGTCTGACGCGCTCTTTAAAGTGGTTACCCCACTGCCCTGTGTGCAGAGCTAAGGTGCAGGTTAATGACATAATGCCTGCTGGTGCCACTGGTGTCACAGTCCAGACGAGGACCACGGTCATCAGGTTGGATCAACCTTTCTCTGGCTTGACGGGGCGTTCCACCCCAGCAACTAGACATGTGACAGGTGATATCCAGAG TGCTGCAGTGAGGACGTTTGTCTGTCCGATCTACCAGGAGAGTGGTCTGAATGAGCAGGATCTGGTGGATCACTGCAGTGACAACCATCACTATAACAACAGGCCCGTG GTATGCCCggtgtgtgtctctctaccaCACGGTAACCCAAACCAAGTCAGCAGGAACTTCATCAGACATTTGAACCTAAGACACTGCTATTATGCCGAGGACTACACG AATATCCATCAAACCGATACGTTGAACATGCAATATGCCATCCTTGAGTCTCTCCGGGATGCCAACCGGAATCCAAGATGA